From Arcticibacter tournemirensis, one genomic window encodes:
- a CDS encoding ABC transporter permease translates to MLKNYLKIAFAVLRRRKFFTFISLFGISITLTILIVLAAFLDKLTSPGYPDMKRDRSLYINTIVQENPKASGMMRGPLSLYFFQHYAGVMKTPENIAVSSIFTATNTYVNNKKLVINVKYTNGAWWDVLEYDFVEGKPYSLQDIKNAERVAVISEDVKKQYFGDAGKVTGKYIETDNVQYRVIGVVKSVPITSPFIYADLYLPYTLSKSDYRDRSISGAYTGIVLARDKSDLARIKEEYKQIVAKVPPQNKDYTILYSHADTYVESFTRMFSRDQNSSGLGILLAVVAITVFLLMLLPTINLVNINVSRIMERSSEIGVRKAFGASSGTLAMQFIVENIILTLLGGVIGIIFSYIILSTINHSSLIPNFTLSINFTVLSYGILACLLFGLLSGVYPAWRMSRMEVVNALKAS, encoded by the coding sequence ATGCTAAAAAACTATTTGAAAATAGCCTTCGCCGTTTTACGCAGGAGAAAGTTTTTTACTTTCATCAGCCTTTTTGGGATCAGCATCACACTCACCATCCTCATTGTGCTTGCAGCCTTTCTGGATAAACTGACAAGTCCCGGATACCCGGACATGAAGAGAGACCGTTCTCTATATATAAACACCATCGTTCAGGAGAATCCGAAAGCCAGCGGGATGATGAGAGGTCCGCTAAGCCTCTACTTTTTCCAGCATTACGCGGGGGTGATGAAAACACCTGAAAACATAGCCGTTTCGTCCATTTTTACTGCAACGAATACGTATGTGAATAATAAAAAGCTGGTTATCAATGTAAAATACACCAATGGTGCATGGTGGGATGTACTTGAATACGATTTCGTGGAAGGCAAGCCATATTCACTGCAAGATATAAAAAATGCCGAACGGGTTGCCGTGATCTCTGAAGATGTTAAAAAACAGTATTTCGGCGATGCAGGAAAGGTAACCGGCAAATATATTGAAACTGACAATGTACAATATCGGGTTATTGGAGTGGTTAAAAGTGTTCCAATCACAAGCCCTTTTATCTACGCTGACCTGTACCTGCCATATACATTATCCAAATCAGATTACAGGGACCGTTCGATCTCCGGGGCATACACAGGCATTGTCTTAGCTCGTGATAAATCTGACCTTGCCAGGATTAAGGAAGAGTACAAACAGATCGTCGCTAAAGTCCCTCCGCAAAATAAAGACTATACCATATTATACAGCCACGCAGATACATATGTGGAAAGTTTTACCCGGATGTTCTCCAGGGATCAAAACAGTTCAGGCTTAGGTATTTTATTGGCAGTGGTAGCTATTACCGTGTTTCTACTGATGTTACTTCCTACTATAAATCTCGTGAACATAAACGTAAGCAGGATCATGGAAAGGTCGTCAGAGATCGGCGTCCGAAAAGCATTTGGTGCGTCGTCGGGCACATTGGCAATGCAGTTTATTGTAGAGAATATTATACTCACCCTTCTCGGTGGCGTTATAGGAATCATCTTCTCTTATATTATTCTCAGTACGATAAATCATAGTTCTCTGATTCCAAATTTTACATTATCGATAAATTTCACTGTGTTATCATATGGAATTCTCGCCTGTCTGCTCTTCGGCCTGCTTTCGGGAGTATATCCCGCATGGCGGATGTCGCGGATGGAAGTAGTCAATGCGTTAAAAGCATCCTAA
- a CDS encoding ABC transporter ATP-binding protein, translating into MIHLENIEKLYRTDTIETIALDKINLTIEKGEFLSVMGPSGCGKSTLLNIMGLLDAPSKGEIKIDGQTLTHLSDKQLARFRNKKIGFIFQSFHLINDLNVLDNVELPLLYRDTTARERRRLASEALEKVGLSNRMKHFPTQLSGGQKQRVAIARAIVGQPEIILADEPTGNLDSVMGAEIMNILLQLNNSERSTIVMVTHDELMAKKTHRLVRLFDGSQVQ; encoded by the coding sequence ATGATACATTTAGAAAACATCGAAAAGCTGTATCGTACCGATACGATAGAAACAATTGCACTCGACAAGATAAACCTCACTATAGAAAAAGGCGAATTCTTATCGGTAATGGGCCCTTCAGGTTGTGGCAAAAGTACTTTGCTTAATATTATGGGACTGCTGGATGCTCCAAGCAAAGGGGAGATTAAAATAGACGGCCAAACCTTAACACATCTGTCGGATAAGCAGCTTGCCCGGTTCCGTAATAAAAAAATAGGTTTCATTTTCCAAAGCTTTCACTTGATCAATGACCTGAATGTGCTGGATAATGTGGAGTTGCCGCTGCTCTATCGTGATACGACAGCAAGAGAAAGGAGAAGACTCGCTTCGGAAGCACTAGAGAAGGTTGGACTCAGCAACCGTATGAAACATTTCCCCACGCAGTTATCAGGCGGACAGAAACAAAGGGTTGCCATAGCAAGAGCAATCGTCGGACAGCCTGAAATTATCCTGGCCGACGAGCCTACAGGCAACCTCGACAGTGTAATGGGAGCAGAGATCATGAATATTCTTCTTCAGCTAAACAACAGTGAACGAAGTACCATCGTAATGGTTACTCACGACGAACTAATGGCAAAAAAGACACATAGGCTCGTCCGTTTGTTTGACGGATCGCAAGTTCAGTAA
- a CDS encoding TolC family protein, with translation MRLLVFIFIVLFSVPAIGRQSGDTLRLTLQEVIKMAKEKSIPARQASTTKETKFWEWRTFRSNYQPQLTLTGILPGYSKTFAEVLQPNGTVDFQPVRNNNSLVNLSFSQSITATGGSVFGTTEIQRFDDFDRNNVLYNGVPYALGYSQPLFGFNKLKWDQKVEPLRFRESKQEYFESMEQIAINASSYFFDLLLAQVNLNIAETNYSNTENILKVADLKFQLGKITRNEILQLKLEKLKSQKAVGIAKRDVEVATLNLRSYTGLGDTGIILAPPKCRIDTKIDAEKALLEAYANRSDAIGFARRIAEAKRDVAKAKGETGINATLTARLGFSKSSPTFAGVYRSPQNQQLLQVELSIPILDWGRSLSKSRTAKANLQLSEYSVEQDKQSFSQEISTEVALFNMMKDQLVLSAEADSIASDKFLIAKERYLLGNLSITDLSIAFQEKDQAKRDYISALRDSWGAFFKLRYLSLYDFDKQQKITYE, from the coding sequence ATGAGGTTACTTGTTTTCATATTTATAGTGCTTTTTTCGGTACCGGCAATCGGCCGGCAGAGCGGAGACACCCTTCGGTTAACACTGCAGGAAGTAATAAAGATGGCAAAGGAAAAGTCAATTCCAGCCAGACAGGCCTCAACAACAAAAGAGACAAAATTCTGGGAATGGCGAACCTTCAGGTCGAATTATCAGCCGCAGCTGACTTTAACTGGTATATTGCCCGGTTATAGCAAAACCTTTGCAGAAGTATTGCAGCCTAACGGAACAGTAGATTTTCAGCCTGTGAGAAATAATAATTCTTTGGTCAATCTCTCTTTTAGCCAGAGCATAACCGCTACCGGAGGTTCGGTTTTTGGCACTACCGAAATACAGCGTTTTGACGACTTTGACAGAAATAACGTCCTCTACAATGGCGTTCCTTATGCCTTGGGGTATAGCCAGCCTCTCTTCGGTTTTAACAAGCTCAAATGGGACCAGAAAGTTGAACCGCTCAGGTTTAGAGAAAGCAAGCAGGAGTATTTCGAATCGATGGAGCAAATCGCCATCAATGCCAGCTCTTATTTTTTTGACCTGCTGCTGGCCCAAGTTAACCTGAATATAGCAGAAACAAACTATAGCAATACGGAGAACATCCTCAAGGTAGCCGACCTTAAGTTTCAATTAGGCAAAATAACGAGGAATGAAATACTGCAACTGAAGCTCGAAAAATTAAAATCGCAGAAAGCCGTGGGCATAGCAAAACGTGATGTAGAGGTAGCTACTCTTAACTTACGATCGTATACTGGCTTAGGGGACACGGGCATCATCCTGGCTCCTCCAAAGTGTAGGATCGATACAAAGATTGACGCCGAAAAGGCACTGTTAGAAGCTTATGCAAACCGCTCCGACGCTATCGGCTTTGCCCGACGGATAGCGGAGGCAAAAAGAGATGTTGCAAAAGCAAAAGGTGAAACCGGGATTAACGCAACACTCACGGCCCGGCTCGGATTTTCGAAGAGTTCACCAACATTTGCAGGAGTTTACCGGTCTCCGCAGAACCAGCAGTTGCTGCAGGTTGAACTTAGTATTCCGATACTCGACTGGGGGCGTTCACTGTCTAAAAGCAGAACTGCAAAGGCCAATCTGCAACTGTCAGAATATTCGGTAGAGCAGGACAAGCAAAGCTTTTCGCAGGAGATATCTACCGAGGTGGCCCTATTTAATATGATGAAAGATCAGCTGGTTTTATCAGCCGAGGCGGACAGTATTGCATCCGACAAATTTTTAATTGCAAAGGAAAGGTACCTGCTGGGAAATTTAAGTATAACCGATCTTAGCATCGCATTTCAGGAAAAAGATCAGGCAAAAAGAGACTATATTTCGGCACTCCGGGATTCCTGGGGGGCCTTCTTTAAGCTCAGGTATTTGTCGCTATACGACTTTGACAAGCAACAGAAAATCACATACGAATAA
- a CDS encoding efflux RND transporter periplasmic adaptor subunit translates to MDKIIPKEVLIRRKKKGFLIALIIFSSIAFFFILFRIWIKPSVNRSTIITSVVETGSIENTITASGEILPEFEQVITSPINSSVQKVLTEAGTAISPCQAILTLDKSSAQTEYEKQRFQLESRQNTIQKLRIELGKSFYDLKSNNEIKELKINSLKASLEDYKRLFRAGGATREDVARAELDLKVAQLEKKQLENEIRSKQQTMKSEMRESEIAAAIEENGLRALKRKLLQADILASRSGVVTYVNKNIGATVTEGDVLARIADLNSFKLSGTISDSYLDQLRRGMPAMIRINDSLLHGKVSNISPGIQNGLISFDVMLNDKSNKVLRPNMKADVYLVTDSKDKVLRVANGPAFKGNGVQEIFILQDGKAIKRAVHTGMSNFDYIELKDNVREGEIVVISDMSDFRNAKEINIMK, encoded by the coding sequence ATGGACAAAATTATACCAAAAGAAGTTCTGATCCGGCGAAAGAAAAAAGGTTTTCTAATAGCCCTAATAATCTTTTCTTCAATAGCTTTCTTCTTTATTCTTTTCAGGATATGGATAAAGCCGTCAGTCAACAGATCGACGATCATTACATCGGTAGTAGAAACCGGATCTATAGAAAATACCATTACTGCTTCCGGCGAAATCCTGCCCGAATTCGAGCAGGTAATCACAAGTCCCATCAACTCGTCCGTTCAGAAAGTATTGACCGAAGCCGGTACGGCAATAAGTCCCTGTCAGGCTATTTTAACGCTTGACAAGTCATCTGCTCAAACCGAGTATGAAAAACAAAGATTTCAGCTTGAATCGAGGCAGAACACCATCCAGAAACTAAGAATTGAGCTCGGTAAGAGTTTCTATGATCTTAAATCGAATAATGAAATAAAGGAACTGAAAATCAATAGCTTGAAGGCTTCGCTCGAAGATTACAAACGGCTGTTCAGAGCAGGCGGAGCGACCAGGGAAGACGTTGCGAGGGCTGAGCTGGACCTAAAAGTAGCACAACTTGAAAAGAAACAGCTGGAGAACGAAATAAGGAGTAAGCAGCAGACAATGAAATCAGAAATGCGTGAATCTGAGATTGCTGCCGCTATCGAAGAGAACGGCCTTCGCGCGCTCAAAAGGAAACTATTACAAGCCGACATTCTGGCCAGCCGTTCGGGAGTGGTAACTTATGTTAACAAAAATATAGGCGCGACAGTTACTGAAGGTGATGTTCTTGCACGCATCGCTGATCTCAACAGCTTTAAGTTGTCGGGAACTATTTCCGACAGTTATCTTGATCAGCTTCGGAGAGGAATGCCTGCGATGATCCGTATTAACGACAGTCTGCTACATGGAAAAGTGTCGAACATCAGTCCCGGAATACAGAACGGCCTTATTTCATTCGATGTGATGCTGAATGATAAAAGCAACAAGGTATTAAGACCTAACATGAAAGCTGATGTCTACCTCGTAACAGATAGTAAAGACAAAGTACTACGGGTAGCGAACGGACCGGCATTTAAAGGCAACGGTGTACAGGAGATTTTTATACTGCAGGACGGGAAAGCAATTAAACGAGCCGTCCATACCGGAATGTCAAATTTCGACTATATAGAGCTAAAGGATAATGTCAGGGAAGGAGAGATCGTCGTGATATCAGACATGAGCGACTTTAGGAATGCGAAGGAAATAAATATCATGAAATAG